From the genome of Candidatus Aegiribacteria sp., one region includes:
- a CDS encoding glycosyltransferase, with protein MIPALFWIVTGLFLSSWLIYPLFLMGLSIFFRKYSSSWNEPEEWPSVSVLIAARNEEKVIASRIRNILEQNYAGTIEILIGSDGSDDKTDFIAGTFRNKGVILYRSEKSIGKPLMIQKLRELSSGEILVFSDADTVFAPETIGELVIPYSNPHVGCVDGSRRNSLIEDTCESMYWKYETTVKKLCSSIGAVLGATGAVFSIRGNLFRPLSPRRSDDFELAVMTRLQGYSCVFNGNAVAAEPSPDDSEQYRRLVRIVSWMFISCIQLTGKALKRKDFLLFTQLLVHKVLRWFSGLFLAAATVLAGFLSYKNFYMIPFLLMCVFHAAAAAGWLLKRHMPSKLLFPYYFWLMNIAALDGILKTLSGNPVETWKKSKGGTN; from the coding sequence ATGATTCCTGCTCTTTTCTGGATTGTAACAGGATTGTTTCTTTCATCCTGGCTCATCTATCCCCTGTTTCTCATGGGGCTCTCGATATTTTTCCGCAAATACTCCTCTTCGTGGAACGAACCGGAAGAATGGCCTTCCGTCAGTGTGCTCATTGCGGCAAGGAATGAGGAAAAGGTCATTGCGTCAAGAATTCGAAATATTCTTGAGCAGAATTACGCTGGCACAATCGAAATACTCATCGGTTCTGATGGTTCGGATGACAAAACCGATTTCATCGCCGGTACTTTCAGAAACAAAGGAGTAATACTGTATCGAAGTGAAAAATCAATTGGTAAACCTCTGATGATACAGAAACTTCGGGAGTTGTCTTCGGGAGAAATACTGGTTTTCTCCGATGCTGATACGGTTTTCGCTCCCGAAACAATCGGTGAGCTTGTTATTCCCTATTCGAACCCCCATGTGGGTTGCGTTGACGGATCCCGCCGGAACAGTCTTATCGAAGATACATGCGAAAGCATGTACTGGAAGTACGAAACAACTGTTAAAAAGCTGTGTTCATCTATTGGAGCCGTCCTTGGAGCTACCGGGGCGGTGTTCTCGATTAGGGGGAATTTATTCAGACCGCTTTCTCCCAGGAGATCGGACGATTTCGAACTGGCTGTAATGACAAGACTACAGGGATATTCATGTGTTTTCAACGGGAATGCGGTGGCCGCAGAACCCTCTCCGGATGATTCAGAACAGTACCGGAGGCTAGTAAGGATAGTAAGCTGGATGTTCATCAGCTGCATTCAGCTTACGGGAAAAGCCCTGAAAAGAAAAGACTTTCTTTTATTCACGCAGCTTCTTGTACATAAAGTTCTCAGGTGGTTCTCAGGTTTGTTTCTTGCTGCAGCAACAGTTCTTGCGGGATTTCTTTCATATAAGAATTTTTATATGATACCGTTTCTACTCATGTGTGTTTTTCATGCGGCAGCCGCAGCAGGATGGTTGCTGAAGCGCCATATGCCTTCAAAACTCCTTTTTCCCTATTACTTCTGGCTTATGAACATCGCTGCGTTAGATGGTATATTAAAGACATTGTCCGGAAATCCGGTTGAAACCTGGAAGAAGTCGAAAGGCGGAACGAACTGA
- a CDS encoding sugar transferase, producing the protein MEEVERRNELKQKSLFLGLAFDGIAVFLSLTFAAWIKFDSSLFSDSVSVSNSLIFSGSLLSVPFWWLIFAASGSYRMHWDMSWADEMKCVVKPVTSGFIILFFGAFLVSPSASIGRWIIVFYYAVLLLFVFISRGCMRIFERRLAKKGSLVRRAAIVGIGKAASDLEIYLSENTSLGYNITGFIDPQKEGTVRTVREDRIIGSVKDLSVIIKNFSLQELLVTIASNFHNDILSLLLPATGEGVRVKVVPDLFDVVAGHVHSTQIMGQPFMEILPERLSFWQKVVKVCIDYFTSTVVLLAGLPLWLILSLLIKLESKGPVFYRQERLGKGGKPFRVFKFRSMNNDAEKKSGPVWAGKNDPRITRIGKFLRISRIDEIPQMINVLMGEMSIVGPRPERPVFIDELKKMYPFYQKRLTIKPGLTGWAQVKLEYDTDMESVSKKLRYDFFYIENQSIFLDLEILIRTLKVVLTGAGAH; encoded by the coding sequence CTGGAAGAAGTCGAAAGGCGGAACGAACTGAAGCAGAAAAGCCTGTTCCTGGGGCTGGCATTCGACGGAATAGCAGTATTTCTATCCCTGACCTTCGCGGCATGGATAAAGTTTGACTCGAGTCTTTTTTCCGATTCTGTCTCCGTTTCAAACAGCCTGATATTCTCCGGGTCCTTATTGTCCGTTCCTTTCTGGTGGCTGATCTTTGCGGCATCAGGCTCTTACAGGATGCACTGGGATATGAGCTGGGCTGATGAGATGAAATGTGTTGTGAAGCCGGTTACTTCCGGGTTCATAATACTCTTCTTCGGTGCTTTTCTGGTATCGCCCTCAGCTTCCATAGGCAGATGGATAATAGTTTTTTATTACGCCGTGCTTCTTCTCTTCGTTTTCATTTCACGAGGATGTATGCGCATTTTTGAAAGAAGGCTTGCAAAGAAGGGCTCCCTTGTTCGCCGGGCGGCAATAGTTGGAATCGGCAAAGCGGCTTCAGATCTCGAAATCTATCTCTCCGAAAACACCTCGCTGGGATACAATATTACAGGTTTCATAGATCCTCAGAAGGAGGGCACTGTGCGGACCGTTCGAGAGGATAGAATTATAGGTTCCGTGAAGGATCTTTCCGTTATCATTAAAAATTTCTCCCTGCAGGAACTGCTTGTCACAATTGCTTCAAATTTTCATAACGATATTCTTTCTCTTCTCCTTCCTGCCACTGGAGAGGGTGTCAGGGTGAAAGTTGTTCCCGATCTTTTTGACGTTGTTGCCGGACATGTTCACAGTACACAGATAATGGGACAGCCTTTCATGGAAATTCTGCCTGAGCGTCTAAGTTTCTGGCAGAAAGTTGTGAAGGTATGTATTGACTACTTCACAAGTACTGTTGTTCTTCTTGCAGGTCTTCCTTTATGGCTGATTCTTTCTCTGTTGATCAAGCTTGAATCAAAGGGTCCTGTCTTCTACCGTCAGGAAAGACTGGGAAAGGGAGGTAAACCCTTCAGGGTATTCAAGTTCAGAAGCATGAATAACGATGCCGAAAAGAAAAGTGGTCCCGTCTGGGCCGGTAAGAATGATCCAAGAATAACGCGCATAGGCAAATTTCTAAGAATATCCCGAATCGATGAAATTCCCCAAATGATTAATGTCCTCATGGGAGAGATGTCCATTGTTGGTCCAAGACCGGAAAGACCTGTATTTATAGATGAACTCAAGAAGATGTATCCTTTTTATCAGAAGAGGCTCACTATCAAACCTGGCCTTACGGGATGGGCTCAGGTCAAACTTGAGTACGATACGGACATGGAAAGTGTATCGAAGAAACTAAGATACGATTTCTTTTATATCGAAAATCAGTCGATCTTTCTTGACCTTGAAATTCTCATCAGAACTCTTAAGGTCGTTCTTACCGGTGCGGGAGCTCATTAG